The following is a genomic window from Deltaproteobacteria bacterium.
CACCCGCCGGGAAATTTCCCCAACCGGCCCTCCGGCCGATCCTTTAGAATGGATCCTTCGGACGCAACGAGTTCAGGGTGTCGCGGACACCCGCTTCGGGGGGAGGGCAGGATGAAACGGTCGGGGTTGGCGGTGGCGATCCTCGCGGCGGCGATGCTGGCCGCCGGCGCGGCGGTCGGGGCGGACGACGCGAAATCGAAGATCCCGGGCAGGATCGTGCTGAAGGTGTACGAGAAGCGGCAGGTGACGTTCGACCACAAGGGGCACGCGCAGCGGATCGGGAACTGCAAGACGTGCCACCACAAGGATGGCTCGGAGAAATGCTCCGACTGCCACGGCGCGAAGCGGGACGGGGACACCCCGTCGTTCCGCGAGGCGATGCACCACCGGTGCAAGGATTGCCACATGAGGACCAACAGGAAGGTGAAGGGGTACTGCATCGAGTGCCACCC
Proteins encoded in this region:
- a CDS encoding cytochrome c3 family protein is translated as MKRSGLAVAILAAAMLAAGAAVGADDAKSKIPGRIVLKVYEKRQVTFDHKGHAQRIGNCKTCHHKDGSEKCSDCHGAKRDGDTPSFREAMHHRCKDCHMRTNRKVKGYCIECHP